ctaaatattctgatatgagttgagaataatctagtccagatttgaagagtctaggtgttgtagttttttagctagagtaaattaaagatgctgattgcagtgaaaaattaggtggaattgccctttagccatttcccaaattggaagcagcaattggaaaccaacttcagcttcattcaagcaagaggggctaacatacagttctcttaatgttaatgatcaaatgctctcataaatgatggtggcgttggctgtaggagtttgctttgcaatcggtggatcgccagatcgatgcctggtctactgctgagatttcagtttggtgtattaaaggcattattaaaaagaaaccaaaatatcacaccagcattctgttctttgtaaaaaattattttgcagtcttgtttacgcttttacattgtagatctaaacatcagcaaaatttgtaattttggctgattgctactgttaagtttagggtaattaactgctggcaatattacaattttttaagaactttacaattacttatatttttacactatatttctgtattttctacattcgtgactgtcacaattatttaggatatatgtttattcagttatgataatgccatgtattttctacggcagtataatgctgtgaatattctggtcagtaactgctggcattttacaattttttaccgtaaatttactgacttacAGTGCAATTTTGTATGGGTTTCAATGATTGTCATATTTATTGATAGCCAAAAGAATCATTAGTTGCAGTCCTGGCTGAGATATTAATGGAGCATCTAAATTAAATGAatctacaattttaaaataaataatacaagtCACTCTTCTCTCATTTTACTGAACTAAAGGAACAGCCTCTCACAATGATGGAAACAAAAGTAGCTGTTGTCTTGAACTTGTCTACATATTCAGGCATTTATAATTACCGCAAAACATACAGCAAgcctgttaaaataaattcaatagatcctaaaactaagaaatatgaaaactaaatgtaaatTCTATCCATCCAGATTGCAAACCATATTCTTGCAGTGAAATTTGTATTCTGCTCTATAAGTGGTGTGTAAGAAATCAGAATTTACATTTCTGCTGGACTATTATGTCCATTTTAATATGTCCCTCTCCATTCATGATCTGCGATTTCAGAGATTAGGGTAAGGACCCTTGGGTTCACTGACACGTTCTTCTTATTCTTCTTGGTTTCAACTTTTGTCCCCCGGTCTGGATTGATGTTTAGGAAGCACCTATTCAATACATGAAAATCAACCACTGTAATGAAATATGACTTCATCTAAATgagggaaggaaaacaaaagaatattaCCTCTGAATGAAATCAAGTGTGGAGGCCAGATGAGTCGGATAATGAATGTTGAAGCAAAAGTAACTTGCTAACATTAGACATATAGCGGATGTGAAGGTTGGTATTTGGTCATTCACAACATTGCCGTCAATGCCAAGCATAAAATTCTTGGAAGTATAACAGGAGGTTCCTGAcaaaaaatattccagaaaacaaTTAGTCTTATACAACTTTAACCAGTGtaatatttctttcttaaaattaCTCAGTGAATATTCATATTTACTTACCACATACAATCAAGCATGGTGTGACAGGCAAGTTGTCCACTTTTACTTCTCCTGCTAGGCATGTCTCATCTACATAGTGGAAGAGGGTTTCCTCTTTGTCATTGAAATGAGACAGAAGGAGGAGGACAAGATCTTTCAACTCTTTAGAGCAGCCCTGGACCTGTCCTCTCAGAATATCCAGGTTTCGGACAGTTTGAAGAACTCGTTTAATTTTGTGGGCCGAGACAGTCCTTAAGTAGTCCAGAAGTCTTTACCCTTTTTTTCGAGATTTTTATGGAAAGTCTCTAGTAGATTTACTCCAGTAAGCTCCTGGAAGTGGATCGTCATACCAATTTCCTGAAACAGGAAGGGCCACTCCTTCACCATAATTTGTAGGTCTTTTCCCtggtttatttctttcctttgaGTGTAGTAGGTTCTCTGCATAAGATCTCTTATCTCGTCCgaatttaagttattttcttcacttagcattttcaatttgacttttttctctttctgtgtctctgctgtCTCCTGGATTGGCATGACTTCCATGTCCCACTTTATACAACCGTAAATGTCCTGAACAGCTGCATTTTGCTCTGGTGGGACTGTGCCATCTTCATCTAACATGTTTTTACGCTTccttatttttggttttgaaaccCGTCTCAAATTTTCTATACGATTTTGTAGTTGCTTGACGAGTGAATAATACCCTGGGCCCACTATATCACCTTCAATAATATCTTGGAGTGAAAGTGGATATTTTGCTATCAATTTTTTCGCCACTTCTGTGGTTTCTTGCTTGCGAGGAGAAGCACACACCTCCATCATTGAAGCAACAACAATCCGAATCATTTCTCTTCGAAGGTGGGGTTTCGGCCTTGCCTCATTCTCAAAACACTCAATCAAGTTCTCTGGAAACCTGTTCCAAGGAATTTGAAAAGTGTCAACCCAATCTACTGGCGTGGAATGTATAGAAAATGAAGAGGCAGACGATGTGCTGGTTGTAGAAGGAGATGACAACGACAGAGATGGCTCACTGGAAATTCCACTGGTCTGTGCTATATGATAAAAGGTATATAGTAATGAACAAAAGGTAAAGATAGGCTGCTATATCTCTGTAATAATGTACCTACTGGTTTGTTTCGAAGCTTTCAGTAACTTCCTTGCTTGAATTGGTGTTAGTACAGATCTCAGatcattttcattaatataCTGAAAATCTTCATTGGTCTCCACCCCCAAAGATTCTAGTGTGTCCTCCAAAGTCTGTAGAGTTGAGACTGGGAGATCTGCCAACCCCTCATAAATAACCCTGCGTGTGAGGCTTCGGGAGTCATCATCCATATCTGAGAACAAAACAGTTAAAGAACTCCAgttaacacaaaataacaacCTAAGACTTCTTCCAAAACATCATTAGTATGGCGGTGTCCAAACCTTCTGTCCTAAGGTGCAAAATATTGAAGTTGAAAGAAGTGAAGggccaaagaaaaaaagtgatagaaaaaaagaggctaaaaagaaaaactaatcagTTTTTCTTACTCAACTGAGAAAAAGTGATCCACTATGGACATTTTAAAGGTCTCCAAAATTGAATAAATTCATTCAAAGTAAATCTGGGTGCAGCAGGGCTTGCTGGATACATGTGGTCCTCACAAGAGAATGCAAAAAGTTTTgatactttaaacttttaaatgtgtaggCAATGTTTTGTGGTAATAGTTAATGTTTTCTGCATTCATTTTGCcttaattaaaactaaagacTCCATCAGTCATGCTGGATTAGTAAAACTGTTTCATTAGGGGATTATCGTCATTGgcaaaagataaaagaaaagaaaaacagtcaaaaggCTGCAAATGGGTCCTGGACTTAACTTTTCAAAACCCCGGTTTAATGTGACAGCACACTGTGTTTCAGTGGAACCATNNNNNNNNNNNNNNNNNNNNNNNNNNNNNNNNNNNNNNNNNNNNNNNNNNNNNNNNNNNNNNNNNNNNNNNNNNNNNNNNNNNNNNNNNNNNNNNNNNNNTTTGTTTCCATTCTTTATGTAAGATGGTAATGGATAGAAATCTATCAAGTCACAGATGTTTAGACACTGCATCTTTTCATCATCTTTCCTAACAGAGTAcagaatggtctcagtgtcctgctgatcctcagaggttgaagctgcagcagtttgagtctaaagagactctgactggatcatgatgatgacctctgacctccaaggttttcctcccgtttattttctcgtgtctgtcatttattgtttgtctctttggatcaataaagatccaattcaaactgggctccatttagaggcttcgtggagttttgatctgaactggattcaactggaaagttgatcttttttctctctgattcattttcatcctggaaccagaaatggtctgagaatggaaacatgggaatcattttcagttcagctttgaagccatgaaagacacttcaaacctcttttctctgctgcttcgtccttctgctgacatgaaaatgttcctcaaagctccacagataaaaagatgcttcactggaaactgcagcgaaacttcagcttccatcagagaaaccagtttaaccagttttagaactggatgtcctacagaaactctgatcttagagcagttttcagaaacatgtggaacctggaaaataaagattttatatattttatgttcattgtaaaagctaaatcttgaagttttacgtcatcattgattctcagctttaatttctctcagtttgttttggtttttacttttttaactccatatttcatgttttgagttttctagagaacttcgggctctttactgtgattttactgatttattcaaacctcagagaatcactgggataatgtgctgattggttcatgtttgattttcataattcttctaatgtaatgtgggttgctgggtgtttaacgaccaaataaagtttttaaaaaatctttgtgtattttttatgcagctgactgtgtacacatataataaataaacttgtcttgtaCATTCTGCGTCTTCTTCTCACACTTTTTGCCTGAGAGGAGAGTCTCTCCCTCAACCTAGGTACCCTTAGTTTAAAcgttaaggtttaaactttaaggttttaactttaaggtttaaactttaaggtagcgtgcggtacctactgTGGGCCACCAGGGCCCCGAAGAgcaattctttttgttttctttttatcaataaaataatttctacatacattatcaaatactatatattgtgaaaacaaatcacttcatagtgaaattgtgtgtttttgatatgacaggaattattacaaaaaatgaataaaaatcagctccaccaaggtgcctgttattggcctttaggcttaggtttttatgccttgggcatgtgttGTGCTGAGAAACGCTTACCtgccgagatattcttaaagattcatttttgtaaaacatggtTTGAAATTCCCTGATTTTTTTAACACCATAATAgcttaaagcattacaaaacaAAGGCCCattatgtagaacattttatagCATCCTTAGTAGTTTAGTCTATTAATGTAGgggggatgcattttaatttctgagcctGCCAATATTTGCATCCCCGGTCTATTgtcctgttgatatgaaacttatagCGGTAGCTCAGAGAACAAGTGTCATTGCGTAGAAAATGTGAAATCCCTCTTAACTCTTCATTTCTTCAAGTTAGcagggggatgcattttttggcataGCAAATTATTAGCTTGCCAATACATGCAGGCCatatatattttccccaaatattaTTCTATTGATATAAAGCttataccagcagttcatagaacaagtgtgattatgtagaaaaagttatttcactctcaACTGTTTGTTTCTTCAAGTTAGCAGTGGATGCATATTTTGGCACACCAAATTATGAGCTGCTGATATTTGCATGCCCTGTTTTTGCTTGATCTTATGAATTCATTATGTCACAACAAAGGGTAAGACAGCAATAAGTgcccttacaaaaaaaaattacatgtgaaTGATGTGTGAAAGATGTGAATCACATGTGAAAGCACATGTATACATGTGATTTTGGTACATGGGAATTACATGTGATACACACAtttccacatgtggaaatatgtgatatacatatatacaattataaaataatgggACCACCATTTGTTTGCCATGAAAATGTCCAATTTCTTCATATTATTCACTTTTCACAATGAATATGAGGTCACATCTCAATAATTTTCTAAGACATAACTGCATACTAAAGTAAACTTGTAGCTATGAATCAAGACTTCTAAGACAAGTATATATgtacacaaaacaacaatttatttacTTCTGTTTGACACTGTTGAGAACCAGAAACAACTTTTAACTTCTGAGTATGACTCCATACAGACTTGCCCAAAATTAGGCCCAGACAATAAACGTGTCAAAATCAGATGTGTAGAAACGGGTTTAATACCATCAGTGCCAGTCCagagagggaaaacaaaacctCGGGTAAAACCTCAGCGACTGGTCCTTCGCTTTGTTTCAGGAGAGACTGTAGCATTCGACTGTGAACCCACTGAGTCTCCTTAATGTCTTCAAGGATGGttagaacacacacacatgttggCATTGGTGGCTTGTATAGGGGTCTTCTTATATGTGCCAGTAACCACAGGTGAAGGTGCTGTGGTTACTGGCACAAGGGTGCTGATGCTCAGGTGGGGAGTTTTCCTTCTCTAGTGCTGAAGGTGATGAGGTCCTCTGGCTGTTCTGATGTGTTGCCCCATTCATTCCTCATCTGAGCTTCACTGGACCACTGGCCtcgaacaaaatgtaaaaataaataaaagaaagctcCTATGATCTTGACTACATTttatgtgcacacacacacacacagcagagtcCTACTTTTACATCAGTATGTAATTGACCAGAATGACATGGGGTGCTCTGATCTGCTAAGCAAAGCAGCATAACGTGACGTTGTTTGGTGACTATCCTGTGTCACGCTAAAGAAACACTTCAGTTGATAAAACTATAATTCTCTtggcaattaaaagaaaaatcatgcaGTGTTACAAACAGTAACAGgtcaatttatatttttcaactgGAAGAATGTCATCATAATGACGAGCTCACACATCTGCACGCGCTCCAGACATAGAGGGAGGGTGGAGAAATTACCGTTATTTTATAACGGTCCTCAACTttaattttgactgaaaaaacagCTGCCGTCTGTTGTGccctccattaaaaaaatagccAAGGTAAAGGTTAAGTAGTGAAGCATCGAACCATCAAATCCACACTGATTTGTTTTGGGACCTGTGGGCCCCAAGATAATGCCTTCAAACTGTAAAATGGGCCAGCATTCAGTTAACGTTTAGCTAGCTTAGCATCACTTTAGCACTAAGGAAAAGTTCACCGGTACATCACTATCAGTACGCATTACTTTCCAGAtttgtatttctgtgtaaaCATTTTCGATACACCTTGAGATTCAAATCGACTAAAACATTTCTTACCttttgtttgggaaaaaaaaggcaactcTTCAAGTCCGCTTTAtccataaatatatataatagcTCAGGCTTAAACCCTTTATGttgtattatttcattttataaagcattttaaacttttatttcacaccagttggttatttttttagttaactATATACTTTATATTGTtatcaaatatttctttaacacataaatataagTGTTGCTTTGTCTTAAAGTTGAAGTTTATGCCTCTGGCATCACTTAACATTCATTTAAGTGATGCCAGAGGCACATAAATTAAGGCACATTTGAGAAATATGTGATCACATGTGATCCCATGTTGAATAAACCATGgatcacatgaacaaaatactttatcaTATGTGGAAAATGGGAACCACATGTGGTCACATGTGaatttcatgggatttttttgtaagggtGGTACCACCACCATCATTGTGTCAAGAAACGCCCAGTTGACACAGATTGATGAATGTGAATTACTTAAGAGTTAGATTTGAGTAAAGTGGGTTCTTTATAATATTTCTTACTGTGTTGTGAAATTGAATGCATAAGATCAAATAATCCACTGACAGGTGAGGAAGGTCACCAGCGGCCTCCAAATGTCCCTTGCCAGAAAATGCTTGTCCTGCAATTTGAAGATTTTGGATAGTAATGTGTTATATGAAATGTTCTAGAGGATggtgttaaggaaaaatgattatttttggtgcttaatacagttaatcttacggcatgtgtaaaaggtatattcaacactcttattttgaaccaGACAAACAGGGGCCAAAATGCAGATCACTCAATGGGGCCTCCCGCTGTGCGGCTGGACCACacgaagccataaaattagcatttcccACAGGGCAGAAGCACTGTAGCTTGGGGGAAGAGACTTTAGATgtcacaggtatctgtgaaatgtTATCTCAGGTTTTTTCTGTGCCAGGGATGGCCGTGGAACTACAGGGATCAGGACGAAGCGGTTCGCTCTTTTGTTTTCCCAGAGACCAGATGGCCTTTTGATCTTTgccgtaaattagggggagttccaagtttctctgagtgcttaagggagtttccagttggtcaacaagAGGAACGCCTTGGGTGCatatattaaacagaaaaaacacccCCTTAGTATAAGATTTCGTGTCAGGAGAAAAAATTCAgagagctgccactatttttgcttttttccatcggctctctccaaagacacgtctttgctttttgttcgtctttgttttgttttttgtctgtctttgtcttgtctgtctttgtctgtataaggtaaataatgcatatctctgttcctctgcagctttgttgattgattcatgcgttgctttgtatgggattaaactctgtgattctgtgacgtcaacacgcgcattgttgttgtttcactttagcAGCACGCCCCCGCTAAGGACCCGGGAGATttaaggaagagagagccaaacgttttgtccaaattaATCTTAAATTATTCTTTTCCTTAATAATGGCACATATCCTCTGAGCTACTAGAGTGACTTTCATTTCTGTACAACACTTTTGAACTGAAAAACAGGGCATGCAAATATCGGCAGCTCATAATTTGCTGTGCCAAAACATGTATCCCCTGCTAACTCGGCTAAATAGAGAGTTAGGAAGGATTTcacttttctacataatcatttctgttctctgagctactgGTACTGTTTCAATCAAAAGGATGACATTTGGGGAAAATAGACTGGGCATGCATATATCGGCAGGCTCAAAATCCATATTGCCAAATTATGCATCCCCCTCCTAGcttgaagaaataaagagttaagagtgaCATAACCTTTTCTACATAATTCCACTTATCCACTGAGCTACTGGTATGAGTTTCACATCAATAGGATAATATCTGAGGAAAATAGAGAGGGCATGCAGATATCGGCAggctttgccaaaaaatgccTCCCCTCCAAACTTGAAGAAGTAAACAGTTacgagtgaaataactttttctacgtAATCACAGTTAACCTGCGAAATAAAGCCCACCGTTTTAGGGCTTACATGGCTAAGAAACGTGATAATATTACGAATATCTTTCGCAATAGTTTCCTCttcggtcatatttcagtccgttttctcatcaatatgcGACAGTTTAGAGCGATGCGCGCTCCCGCTTAAACTACTTGAAGGCTTAAACTACTTGAAGGCTTAAACTTCTTGAAGGCTTAAACTACCTTAAGGCTTAAACTACCTTAAGTGTAAGTGtcaataaatagtttatttcttgacaaaatgtatgtttatttctaaaagatagaataatgtattttaagttgtttggtTCACGTTTTAAGATTTGTGTTaaatgattgtattttatttcgtgtcaaataattttttgtcaaaaggtATCGCGAgatttgtgtgcatgtgtgaggcTGCGAGACTTAAGTAAGCATAGAAGAAGCAGAAGCTCGTGCCAGAGCTATGTGTAGCAGCCTCGTGTCCTGTCGTTGTCAAGGTATTTTGTAgttatgtttgtaatgttttgtgaatttattggttatggtgttttaattacttaatatttggTTTAGAGTGAACAACGACGAATCATTCTGTTAAAGACCTCCGAAGTGGCAGGCGGCCACGAGGTAACTTTTTTGTCAAAGCACGCGTCACCTGTCTGTTTGTAAATGTATCTATGTCTAAagctttgtcttttatttctgtagttttcacGGCATCTAATAAAGAGCCCGTCTTAAGAAAGCCGTGCCAGAGTTGTCACTTTGGAGCTACATTAAGGCTTAAACTACCTTAAGGCTTAAACTACCTTAAGGCTTCTCTTGTCCATGTGCATGgtctgtgtgtgtataaaaAGTGTAGGTAGTAGAATGAGATGTTCAGCATGTCAGTAAATGAGTATCAGTGTAAATGTAGAGCCAGAGGTTCCAGAACTTAGCTCAGTTGGAGACAAACATTTGCTGTCGTCTCTACGCAGCCTCCAGCAGGAGACATATCTTGTTGATCGGCTTCTCCAGCTCATTTGTTCTCGTCTTGACTCGAACACGTCGAACCAATCCACTTGCATCTGCCATGGTTTCTGTGATGCGTCCGATAGGCCAAGAATTTCTTGGTGCAGCCTCGTCAACAACAAGCACTACATCATCAATGGCAAAGTTCCTGCGAGTCTTGTTCCATTTCCGTCGCTCTTGCAACATAGGGAGATATTCTTTCACCCACCGTTTCCAGAACAGGTCCACAATGTATTGGGCTTGCCTCCAACGTCTCCGCATGTACAGGTCCTCCTTTTTGAACAAACCTGGTGGCAGCACAGGCTTACCTTTTAACTGGAACAAATGATTTGGAGTAAGAGCCCCTAAATCATTGGGATCTTCAGAAGAAGGTGTAATCGGGCGATCATTTAATATAGCCTCCACTTCACATAAAACTGTGTGCAAGCCTTCATCATCTAGTACTTGCTGGTTTGTGATGGAGCACAatactttctttatttcctgCACCAGGCGCTCCCATACACCACCATGATGGGCTCCATAAGGAGGGTTAAAAGTCCACTTTATGCCATCTT
This genomic interval from Xiphophorus hellerii strain 12219 unplaced genomic scaffold, Xiphophorus_hellerii-4.1 PGA_scaffold_60__1_contigs__length_49999, whole genome shotgun sequence contains the following:
- the LOC116716500 gene encoding uncharacterized protein LOC116716500, with the translated sequence MDDDSRSLTRRVIYEGLADLPVSTLQTLEDTLESLGVETNEDFQYINENDLRSVLTPIQARKLLKASKQTTQTSGISSEPSLSLSSPSTTSTSSASSFSIHSTPVDWVDTFQIPWNRFPENLIECFENEARPKPHLRREMIRIVVASMMEVCASPRKQETTEVAKKLIAKYPLSLQDIIEGDIVGPGYYSLVKQLQNRIENLRRVSKPKIRKRKNMLDEDGTVPPEQNAAVQDIYGCIKWDMEVMPIQETAETQKEKKVKLKMLSEENNLNSDEIRDLMQRTYYTQRKEINQGKDLQIMVKEWPFLFQEIGMTIHFQELTGVNLLETFHKNLEKKGKDFWTT